In one Platichthys flesus chromosome 3, fPlaFle2.1, whole genome shotgun sequence genomic region, the following are encoded:
- the inpp5e gene encoding phosphatidylinositol polyphosphate 5-phosphatase type IV, with protein sequence MTENGEDGGVHQLSEAPDIRGSVVKDSRPLKAPLVDVKQQHDALKLTARNREGELIPYQPRPPLIPRQTKSKRSVSVEETVRNRRLRNSQESLSDPAETGSSTDSLRDDQTGPNPGGFIVSSSAAVKNQDCGARPVSATSTGSQFFRERGSSLSEYERRPHSQQSDPTDQRAQSTKVRLSPVQPTGPLPALEKGFVATTLKAANRIDRDCLDYAVLAREKLGERLHRNLSDSRLLENMGSDSASVNSMRSTYSVLSPIRPQDVRNRSFLEGSVLGSGALLGAEELDRYFPDRRLGVFIATWNMQGEKGLPLNLDDLLLPTDSEFAQDFYIIGVQEGCPDRREWETRLQETLGPYYVMLYAASHGVLFLTVFVRRDLIWFCSEVEHATVTTRIISQIKTKGAVGIAFTFFGTSFLFITSHFTSGDAKVYERILDYNKIIEALALPKGLPDTNPYRSTQSDVTTRFDQVFWFGDFNFRLSKDRGEVESIMSRTTGGDMGPLLEHDQLSKEMKEGSIFKGFQEAPIRFPPTYKFDSGCDVYDTTSKQRTPSYTDRILFRNRQADEIKVVKYSNCSGIKTSDHRPVIGVFQVKLRPGRDNIPLGAGQFDRGVYLEGIRRRINRELKRREAMKNQGSSSVCAIS encoded by the exons ATGACTGAGAATGGCGAGGACGGCGGCGTCCATCAGCTCAGTGAAGCTCCTGACATAAGGGGTTCAGTTGTCAAGGACAGCCGGCCACTCAAGGCCCCCTTAGTGGATGTCAAGCAACAACATGATGCCCTTAAACTCACTGCTaggaacagagagggagagctcaTTCCTTACCAGCCTCGGCCGCCCTTAATACCCAGGCAGACAAAGTCCAAGAGGAGTGTCTCCGTTGAGGAGACGGTGAGAAACAGGAGGCTGAGAAACAGCCAGGAGAGCCTGAGTGACCCGGCTGAGACCGGCTCCTCCACAGACTCGCTTAGAGACGACCAAACAGGACCAAATCCAGGTGGGTTCATCgtcagcagctctgcagccgtCAAGAACCAGGACTGCGGTGCAAGACCCGTCTCTGCCACTTCCACAGGATCCCAATTCTTCCGGGAGCGAGGGAGCAGTCTCTCAGAATATGAGAGGAGGCCCCACAGCCAGCAGAGCGACCCCACGGACCAGCGGGCGCAGTCCACCAAGGTGCGCCTGTCCCCGGTGCAACCCACGGGGCCGCTGCCCGCTCTGGAGAAGGGCTTTGTGGCAACCACTTTAAAGGCAGCTAATAGGATTGACAGGGATTGTTTGGATTATGCCGTGCTGGCCAGAGAGAAGCTCGGGGAGAGACTCCACAGGAACTTGAGCGACAGCCGGCTCCTGGAGAACATGGGGTCGGATAGCGCCTCTGTCAACTCCATGAGGTCCACGTACAGCGTGCTCAGCCCCATCAGACCTCAGGACGTCAGGAACAG GAGTTTTCTGGAGGGCAGCGTGCTGGGAAGCGGGGCGCTGCTTGGGGCTGAGGAGCTGGACCGCTACTTCCCCGACAGGAGACTGGGCGTCTTCATCGCCACGTGGAACATGCAGGGAGAGAAG GGGCTTCCACTCAACTTAGACGATCTCCTCCTTCCAACTGACTCTGAATTTGCACAAGACTTTTATATCATCGGGGTTCAGGAGGGCTGTCCTGACAG gagggaGTGGGAGACTCGACTTCAGGAGACACTGGGACCTTATTACGTCATGCTGTATGCAGCATCACATGGAGTTTTGTTTCTCACTGTATTCGTCAGAAGGGACCTCATCTGGTTCTGCTCAG AAGTAGAACACGCCACAGTCACGACCAGGATCATCTCTCAGATCAAGACCAAAGGGGCCGTGGGCATCGCCTTCACCTTTTTCGGaacttccttcctcttcatcacatccCATTTCACCT CTGGAGATGCCAAAGTTTACGAGAGAATCCTCGATTACAACAAGATCATCGAGGCTCTAGCTCTTCCCAAAGGTCTTCCAGACACAAACCCCTATCGCTCCACGCAGT CTGACGTCACCACGAGATTCGATCAGGTCTTCTGGTTTGGAGACTTTAACTTCCGGCTGAGTAAGGACCGCGGCGAGGTGGAGAGCATCATGAGCCGCACCACAGGAGGCGACATGGGCCCCCTGCTGGAGCACGATCAGCTCTctaaggagatgaaggagg GTTCTATCTTTAAAGGCTTTCAAGAGGCACCGATACGCTTTCCCCCAACGTACAAATTTGACAGCGGCTGCGACGTCTATGACACAACTTCTAAACAGAGAACGCCTTCGTACACT GACAGGATCCTGTTCAGGAACAGACAGGCCGACGAAATCAAAGTGGTCAAATACAGCAACTGCTCCGGCATCAAGACCTCAGACCATCGACCCGTCATCGGTGTCTTCCAGGTCAAACTGAGACCGGGCAGAGACAA TATTCCTCTGGGTGCGGGACAGTTCGACCGAGGCGTGTACCTGGAGGGCATTCGGAGGAGGATCAACAGAGAGCTGAAGAGGAGGGAAGCCATGAAGAACCAAGGTAGCAGCTCAGTCTGCGCCATCTCATAG
- the pmpca gene encoding mitochondrial-processing peptidase subunit alpha, which translates to MVLEMGGAAACSSFKHSICSNIGLSCADIIIVINLNKSNKCRYYFLNLSSKAEVLVWSSYFSSGSTSGHRRSKMATHMSRCRSWSRVQRFGIAAYREYSSVGRYSNISLSSPLPGIPKPVFASVDGHEKYETKITTLENGLKVASQNKFGQFCTVGILVNSGSRYEAKYPSGIAHFVEKLAFSSTAQYGSKDEILLTLEKHGGICDCQSSRDTTMYAVSAEVKGLDTVVSLLSDAVLQPRLLDDEIEMTKMVVRFELEDLNMRPDPEPLLTEMIHAAAYRGNTVGLPRFCPADNVDKIDRNMLHSYLSNYYCPERMVLAGVGIEHEQLVECARKYLLDVRPVWGASGVSNVDLSVAQYTGGIVKMEKDMSDVSLGPTPIPELTHIMIGLESCSFLEEDFIPFAVLNMMMGGGGSFSAGGPGKGMFTRLYLNVLNRHHWMYNATSYHHSYDDSGLLCIHASSDPRQVREMVEIITREFIQMAGTAGEMELERAKTQLKSMLMMNLESRPVIFEDVGRQVLSTGKRKLPHELCDLISNVTASDIKRVTTKMLRSKPSVAALGDLTELPSYEHIQAALSSKDGRLPRMYRLFR; encoded by the exons ATGGTTCTGGAGATGGGGGGTGCAGCAGCGTGCAGCTCATTCAAACACAGCATCTGCTCCAACATTGGA CTTAGTTGTGCAGACATTATAATTGtgataaatttaaataaatctaaTAAATGTCGTTATTATTTTCTTAACCTTTCGTCTAAAGCGGAAGTGCTCGTGTGGTCTTCATATTTCTCATCCGGGTCGACTTCCGGTCACAGGAGATCGAAGATGGCGACTCACATGTCGAGGTGTAGATCCTGGAGTCGTGTCCAGAG GTTTGGGATCGCCGCCTACAGAGAGTACAGCAGTGTCGGCAGATACTCGAATATCTCCCTGTCCTCGCCGCTGCCTGGGATCCCTAAGCCGGTGTTTGCATCCGTCGATGGTCACGAGAAATACGAGACCAAGATCACTACTCTAGAAAATGGCCTCAAAGTCGCTTCACAAAACAAGTTTGGTCAATTTTGCACAGTTGGAA ttTTAGTAAACTCGGGATCCAGATATGAAGCAAAATACCCGAGTGGAATAGCTCATTTTGTAGAGAAACTTGCCTTTTCT TCTACAGCTCAGTATGGAAGCAAAGATGAAATCCTGCTGACGCTGGAAAAGCACGGAGGAATATGTGACTGTCAATCATCAAG AGATACAACCATGTATGCAGTGTCTGCTGAAGTGAAGGGTCTGGATACAGTGGTTAGTCTCCTCTCTGATGCTGTACTACAGCCTCGCCTACTGG ATGATGAGATTGAGATGACCAAGATGGTGGTGCGCTTTGAGTTAGAAGACCTGAACATGAGGCCGGACCCTGAACCTTTACTCACCGAGATGATCCACGCT GCTGCATATCGAGGCAACACGGTCGGACTGCCGCGCTTCTGTCCTGCAGATAACGTGGACAAGATCGACAGGAATATGCTTCACAGTTACCTGAGTAACTACTACTGCCCTGAGCGCATGGTGTTGGCCGGGGTGGGCATCGAGCACGAGCAGCTGGTGGAATGTGCTAGGAAGTACCTGCTGGATGTGAGGCCGGTGTGGGGAGCGAGCGGCGTGTCCAATGTGGACCTGTCCGTGGCCCAGTACACGGGGGGCATCGTCAAG ATGGAGAAGGACATGTCGGACGTGAGCCTCGGCCCCACCCCGATCCCAGAGCTCACCCACATCATGATCGGCCTGGAGAGCTGCTCCTTCCTG GAGGAGGACTTCATCCCGTTCGCAGTGCTCAACATGATGATGGGTGGAGGAGGCTCCTTCTCTGCAGGAGGACCCGGTAAAGGCATGTTCACCCGCCTCTACCTGAACGTGCTCAACAG GCATCATTGGATGTACAACGCCACCTCCTACCATCACAGCTATGACGACAGCGGTCTGCTGTGTATCCATGCCAGTTCAGACCCCAGACAG GTTCGGGAAATGGTGGAAATAATAACCAGAGAGTTCATTCAAATGGCTGGAACCGCAGGAGAG aTGGAGCTAGAGAGAGCCAAGACTCAGCTCAAGTCCATGTTGATGATGAACCTGGAGTCGCGACCGGTTATTTTTGAGGACGTCGGTCGCCAGGTTCTGTCCACGGGAAAGAGGAAACTGCCACATGAGCTGTGCGACCTAATAA GCAACGTGACAGCCAGCGACATCAAGAGAGTGACCACCAAGATGCTGCGTAGTAAACCCTCAGTGGCGGCTCTGGGAGACCTGACGGAGCTGCCCTCGTACGAGCACATCCAGGCCGCCCTGTCCAGCAAAGACGGACGTCTGCCCCGCATGTATCGCCTCTTCCGATAG
- the LOC133938713 gene encoding granzyme K-like — translation MSCLGAFTGLFSCMVLLIVHSCDGSEIINGKEVKPHSLPYMALLQTTRLECGGILIDKSWVLTAAHCMKHSKIKTVLLGVHSIKANEENSRQVRKDPKHFPHPGYDSDTKVNDLMLLKLNKSVMETDTVKCLKLGDAIKDPASGTSCLVAGWGQTSEDAMEMSDVLMSVNVIVVDRVKCNSPAYYNRHPVITSGMICAGSTVENTADTCGGDSGGPLVCSGGLVGVTSFGSKCGQIDKPGVYSYLTEEKLKWIKETMKMTDI, via the exons atGTCCTGCCTGGGGGCTTTCACCGGTCTCTTCTCCTGCATGGTCCTCCTCATTGTCCACTCAT GTGATGGCTCTGAGATTATCAATGGGAAAGAAGTGAAGCCCCACTCGCTGCCGTACATGGCTCTGCTTCAGACAACCAGACTAGAATGTGGAGGGATACTGATCGATAAATCATGGGTCCTGACTGCTGCCCACTGTATGAA GCATTCGAAAATTAAGACTGTGTTGCTGGGGGTGCACTCCATCAAGGCAAATGAAGAGAATTCCAGGCAGGTCAGAAAGGATCCGAAGCATTTTCCACATCCTGGCTATGATTCAGATACAAAGGTCAATGACCTCATGTTGCTCAAG CTTAACAAATCTGTGATGGAAACCGACACGGTGAAGTGTCTTAAGTTGGGTGATGCCATCAAAGATCCAGCATCTGGGACCAGCTGCTTGGTGGCAGGATGGGGCCAAACAAGCGAGGATGCCATGGAAATGTCCGACGTCTTGATGTCCGTCAATGTGATTGTGGTCGACAGAGTGAAGTGCAACTCTCCTGCCTATTACAATAGACATCCTGTGATCACCAGCGGCATGATATGTGCCGGTTCAACCGTGGAAAATACAGCTGACACCTGTGGG GGGGATTCAGGAGGCCCACTGGTGTGCAGCGGAGGGCTGGTTGGAGTCACTTCTTTCGGATCCAAGTGTGGCCAGATTGACAAGCCAGGAGTGTACTCTTATCTCACAGAGGAAAAACTCAAATGGATCAAAGAGACAATGAAGATGACTGACATTTAA
- the LOC133938729 gene encoding granzyme A-like, producing the protein MSCLGAFTSLFSCMVLLIVHSSDGSEIINGKEVKPHSLPYMALLLSPKQSCGGILIDKSWVLTAAHCMRVSHIETVWLGVHSIKANEENSRQVRKDPKHFPHPGYDNVTKVNDLMLLKLDKSVKETETVKCLKLGDAIRDPAAGTSCLVAGWGQTHENAKEMSEVLMSVNVIVVDRVKCNSAAYYNKDPVITSGMICAGSNGNNEADTCGGDSGGPLVCSGGLVGVTSFGKGCGRIHTPGVYMYLTEGKLKWIKDTMKKSEI; encoded by the exons atgtcCTGCCTGGGGGCTTTCACCAGTCTCTTCTCCTGCATGGTCCTCCTCATTGTCCACTCAA GTGATGGCTCTGAGATTATCAATGGGAAAGAAGTGAAGCCCCACTCGCTGCCGTACATGGCTCTGCTTCTGAGTCCCAAACAATCCTGTGGAGGGATACTGATCGATAAATCATGGGTCCTGACTGCTGCCCACTGTATGAG GGTTTCCCATATTGAGACCGTGTGGCTGGGGGTGCACTCCATCAAGGCAAATGAAGAGAATTCCAGGCAGGTCAGAAAGGATCCGAAGCATTTTCCACATCCTGGCTATGATAATGTTACAAAGGTCAATGACCTCATGTTGCTCAAG CTTGACAAATCTGTGAAGGAAACAGAGACGGTGAAGTGTCTTAAGTTGGGTGATGCCATCAGAGATCCAGCAGCTGGGACCAGCTGCTTGGTGGCAGGATGGGGCCAAACACACGAGAATGCTAAGGAAATGTCCGAAGTCTTGATGTCCGTCAATGTGATTGTGGTCGACAGAGTGAAGTGCAACTCTGCTGCATATTACAACAAAGATCCTGTGATCACCAGTGGCATGATATGTGCCGGTTCAAACGGGAACAATGAAGCTGACACCTGTGGG GGGGATTCAGGAGGCCCACTGGTGTGCAGCGGAGGGCTGGTTGGAGTCACTTCTTTTGGAAAAGGGTGTGGCCGGATTCACACGCCAGGAGTGTACATGTATCTCACAGAGGGAAAACTCAAATGGATCAAAGATACAATGAAGAAGTCTGAAATTTAA
- the LOC133938820 gene encoding gamma-crystallin M2-like, which produces MTSTGMNNMGKITFYEERNFQGRTYECMSDCPDMSSFLSRCQSCRVERGCFMVYDRTNFMGTQHFLRRGEYSDYMSMMGTSGDCVKSCRMIPMHRGSFRMKIYERENFSGQMHELMDDCENIMERFRMSNCQSSNVMEGHWLMYEQPSYRGRMMYMRPGEYRTFMNSGMSGMRFMSMKRINDSCY; this is translated from the exons ATGACTTCCACTGGAATGAACAACATGGGCAAG aTCACCTTCTACGAGGAGAGGAACTTCCAGGGCCGCACCTACGAGTGCATGAGCGACTGCCCCGACATGTCCTCCTTCCTGAGCAGGTGTCAGTCCTGCAGGGTGGAGAGAGGCTGCTTCATGGTGTACGACCGCACCAACTTCATGGGCACCCAGCACTTCCTGAGGAGGGGCGAGTACTCCGACTACATGAGCATGATGGGCACCAGCGGCGACTGCGTCAAGTCCTGCCGCATGATCCCCATG CACAGAGGTTCCTTCAGGATGAAGATCTACGAGAGGGAGAACTTCAGCGGCCAGATGCACGAGCTGATGGACGACTGTGAGAACATCATGGAGAGGTTCCGCATGTCCAACTGCCAGTCCAGCAACGTGATGGAGGGCCACTGGCTGATGTACGAGCAGCCCAGCTACAGAGGCAGGATGATGTACATGAGGCCCGGCGAGTACAGGACCTTCATGAACTCCGGCATGAGCGGAATGAGGTTCATGAGCATGAAGCGCATCAACGACTCCTGCTATTAA
- the LOC133938772 gene encoding granzyme A-like: protein MSFLGSFTGLFSCMVLLIVHSSDGSEIINGKEVKPHLLPYMALLNATTPDCGGILIDKSWVLTAAHCKNIETVLLGVHSIKANEDKSRQVRKVKKSVPHPCYDKDTKVNDLMLLKLGKSVKETKTVKCLKLGDAIKDPAAGTSCMVAGWGKTNNRVEKMSDVLMSVNVTVVDRVKCNSAEYYNKVPVITSSMICAGSDGKNTADTCGGDSGGPLVCSGGLVGVTSFGSKVCGRIHKPGVYSYLTVKQLKWIKKTMKKSDI, encoded by the exons ATGTCCTTCCTGGGGTCTTTCACCGGTCTCTTCTCCTGCATGGTCCTCCTCATTGTCCACTCAA GTGATGGCTCTGAGATAATCAATGGGAAAGAAGTGAAGCCCCACTTGCTGCCGTACATGGCTCTGCTTAATGCAACCACACCAGACTGTGGAGGGATACTGATTGATAAATCATGGGTCCTGACTGCTGCCCACTGTAAAAA CATTGAGACCGTGTTGCTTGGGGTGCACTCCATCAAGGCAAATGAAGACAAGTCCAGGCAGGTCAGAAAGGTTAAGAAGAGTGTTCCACATCCCTGCTATGATAAAGATACAAAGGTCAATGACCTCATGTTGCTCAAG cttgGCAAATCTGTGAAGGAAACCAAGACGGTGAAGTGTCTTAAGTTGGGTGATGCCATCAAAGATCCAGCAGCTGGGACCAGCTGCATGGTGGCAGGATGGGGCAAAACCAACAACAGAGTTGAGAAAATGTCAGACGTCTTGATGTCTGTCAATGTGACTGTGGTCGACAGAGTGAAGTGCAACTCTGCTGAATATTACAACAAAGTTCCTGTGATCACCAGCAGCATGATATGTGCCGGTTCAGACGGGAAGAATACAGCTGACACTTGTGGG GGGGATTCAGGAGGCCCACTGGTGTGCAGCGGAGGGCTGGTTGGAGTCACTTCTTTCGGATCCAAAGTATGTGGCCGGATTCACAAGCCAGGAGTGTACTCGTATCTCACAGTGAAACAACTCAAATGGATCAAAAAGACAATGAAGAAGTCTGACATTTAA